The following coding sequences are from one Mastomys coucha isolate ucsf_1 unplaced genomic scaffold, UCSF_Mcou_1 pScaffold9, whole genome shotgun sequence window:
- the LOC116084792 gene encoding mitochondrial import inner membrane translocase subunit Tim23, with the protein MEGGGGSGNKSTSGLAGFFGAGGTGYSNADLAGVPLTGMNPLSPYLNVDPRYLVQDTDEFILPTGANKTRGRFELAFFTIGGCCMTGAAFGAMNGLRLGLKETQSMAWSKPRNVQILNMVTRQGALWANTLGSLALLYSAFGVIIEKTRGAEDDLNTVAAGTMTGMLYKCTGGLRGMARGGLAGLTLTSLYALYNNWEHMKGSLLHQSL; encoded by the exons ATGGAGGGTGGCGGAGGAAGTGGCAACAAATCCACCAGCGGGTTAGCTGGCTTCTTCGGAGCGGGAGGAACGGGTTACTCGAACGCTGATTTGGCCGGCGTCCCGC TGACTGGTATGAACCCCCTGTCTCCTTATTTAAATGTGGATCCACGATATCTCGTTCAG GATACTGATGAATTTATTTTGCCAACTGGAGCTAATAAAACCCGAGGCAGATTTGAACTAGCTTTCTTTACCATTGGAGGATGTTGCATGACAG GGGCTGCATTTGGGGCGATGAACGGTCTTCGTTTAGGATTGAAGGAAACCCAGAGCATGGCCTGGTCCAAACCAAGAAATGTACA GATTTTGAATATGGTGACTAGGCAAGGGGCACTTTGGGCTAATACTCTAGGTTCCCTGG CTTTGCTCTATAGTGCTTTTGGTGTTATCATTGAGAAAACACGGGGTGCAGAAGATGACCTCAACACAGTAGCAGCTGGAACCATGACGGGAATGTTGTATAAATGTACAG GTGGTCTTCGAGGAATGGCACGTGGTGGCCTGGCAGGATTGACACTCACCAGTCTCTATGCACTGTATAACAACTGGGAGCACATGAAAGGTTCCCTGCTCCATCAGTCACTCTGA